In Microbacterium enclense, one genomic interval encodes:
- a CDS encoding histidine phosphatase family protein, with protein MTILTLVRHGETDWNSGGRIQGSTDIPLNDTGRAQARGLAATLAAEYAGRDAVVVSSDLSRAAETADIIADALGTTVRRRMPGLQERSYGDAEGMDAPSFYETYGPWHAADVPGAETWPVVRERALAAIAEILADTPEGVDIIAVAHGALIREVILFATDGAFPREGERLPNCSATTFRLDGQSWEMLSYSGVAS; from the coding sequence GTGACGATCCTGACCCTCGTGCGACACGGTGAGACCGACTGGAACTCCGGAGGGCGCATCCAGGGCTCGACCGACATCCCCCTCAACGACACCGGACGCGCGCAAGCCCGAGGACTCGCCGCGACGCTCGCCGCCGAGTACGCGGGTCGCGACGCGGTGGTCGTCTCGAGCGACCTCTCCCGCGCCGCCGAGACCGCCGACATCATCGCCGACGCCCTGGGCACCACCGTGAGGCGACGGATGCCGGGGCTCCAGGAACGCTCCTACGGCGACGCCGAGGGCATGGACGCTCCGTCGTTCTACGAGACGTACGGCCCGTGGCACGCGGCCGACGTCCCCGGCGCCGAGACCTGGCCGGTCGTGCGGGAGCGCGCGCTCGCCGCGATCGCCGAGATCCTCGCGGACACTCCCGAGGGCGTCGACATCATCGCCGTCGCGCACGGCGCGCTGATCCGCGAGGTCATCCTGTTCGCCACCGATGGCGCCTTTCCCCGCGAGGGCGAACGGCTGCCCAACTGCTCCGCGACGACGTTCCGCCTCGACGGTCAGTCCTGGGAGATGCTCTCCTACTCCGGCGTCGCGAGCTGA
- a CDS encoding acyl-CoA dehydrogenase family protein, translated as MSIDSQQAFTDDERELAAMVREFADDVIAPRSYEADRAHELPLDIVAQMGEIGLFGLPFPEDVGGQGGDYASLCVAIEGIARVDQSMAITLEAGVGLGAMPLYRYGTDAQKNEYLPDLVAGRALAGFGLTEAEAGSDAGATRTTARLESGEWVIDGSKQFITNSGTAITRFVTVTAVTGRLGDRPEISTIIVPNGTPGFTVGPAYDKVGWNASDTHPLSFDGARVPEANLLGERGQGFKNFLRTLDEGRVAIAALATGAAEGCLEAAVDYARARTVFGERLSTRQSIQFLLARMHARVHTARLAWVHAARLCDAGKPFSVDAAVAKMTASDAAMANARDATQVFGGNGFINEYPVARHYRDSKILEIGEGTTEVQLMVISRALGLTAVS; from the coding sequence GTGAGCATCGACAGCCAGCAGGCCTTCACCGACGACGAGCGTGAACTCGCCGCGATGGTCCGCGAGTTCGCCGACGACGTGATCGCGCCGCGATCGTACGAGGCGGATCGCGCCCACGAACTGCCCCTCGACATCGTCGCGCAGATGGGGGAGATCGGGCTGTTCGGTCTGCCCTTCCCCGAGGACGTCGGTGGCCAGGGCGGCGACTACGCGAGCCTGTGCGTGGCCATCGAGGGGATCGCGCGCGTCGATCAGTCGATGGCGATCACCCTGGAGGCGGGCGTCGGACTCGGCGCCATGCCGCTCTATCGCTACGGCACCGACGCACAGAAGAACGAGTACCTGCCCGATCTCGTCGCCGGACGCGCGCTCGCCGGCTTCGGACTCACCGAGGCAGAGGCGGGAAGCGATGCGGGTGCGACCCGCACGACCGCGCGCCTGGAGAGCGGGGAGTGGGTGATCGACGGATCGAAGCAGTTCATCACCAACTCCGGCACCGCCATCACCCGCTTCGTCACGGTCACGGCGGTCACCGGACGTCTCGGCGACCGGCCCGAGATCTCGACCATCATCGTGCCGAACGGGACCCCCGGCTTCACCGTCGGTCCCGCGTACGACAAGGTCGGATGGAACGCCTCCGACACGCATCCGCTGAGTTTCGACGGGGCGCGCGTTCCCGAGGCGAACCTCCTCGGCGAGCGCGGACAGGGGTTCAAGAACTTCCTGCGCACGCTCGACGAGGGCCGCGTGGCGATCGCGGCTCTCGCGACGGGAGCGGCGGAGGGATGCCTCGAAGCCGCCGTCGACTACGCGCGGGCTCGTACGGTGTTCGGGGAGCGACTGTCGACGCGCCAGAGCATCCAGTTCCTGCTCGCGCGGATGCACGCCCGCGTCCACACGGCGCGCCTCGCGTGGGTGCACGCCGCGCGCCTGTGCGACGCGGGCAAGCCCTTCTCAGTGGACGCCGCGGTCGCGAAGATGACCGCGAGCGACGCCGCGATGGCGAACGCCCGTGACGCGACGCAGGTGTTCGGCGGGAACGGCTTCATCAACGAGTACCCCGTCGCGCGGCACTACCGGGACTCGAAGATCCTCGAGATCGGCGAGGGCACGACCGAGGTGCAGCTCATGGTCATCTCGCGGGCGCTGGGGCTGACCGCTGTCAGCTGA
- a CDS encoding dihydrolipoamide acetyltransferase family protein — MIAEFLLPDLGEGLPEAEIVQWHVSEGDTVTLNQTIAEVETAKAIVEIPSPYAGTVEGLHAAAGDVVAVGSPLVSFTVEGAGAGSPAESEASASGDRPAEFAADTPGAAALGRRAAGDLRATARGAAAEGASRAAEFAADTPGAAVSGRRAGDDLRATVLGGASEKATPNLVGYGAAPSSGTRPRRRARRGATTLDADTAVREAAPHDVLRTGPIDLPFERPRSTPPVRKLAKDLGVDLVLVASAHPGETITRAHVEEFAARTPAASSPSSSASTVPPASPDSLIPRVTRTPIRGVRKHTAAAMVQSAFTAPHATTFLTLDVTATTALLASLKADRSLDGHRIGVLAIVAKAVCLALGRTPALNAKWDEGADEIVEHHYVNLGIAAATERGLVVPVISDADRLPLVELADAIAELAATARAGRTAPAAMTGGTFSITNVGVFGVDAGTPILNPGEAGILAVGAVRRTPWEHDGEIALRDVLTLSLSFDHRVVDGAEAARFLTDVAGVLREPGRAMLLR; from the coding sequence ATGATCGCGGAGTTTCTGCTTCCCGACCTCGGCGAAGGGCTCCCCGAGGCCGAGATCGTTCAGTGGCACGTGTCGGAAGGCGACACCGTCACGCTCAACCAGACGATCGCCGAGGTCGAGACGGCCAAGGCGATCGTCGAGATCCCCTCGCCGTACGCCGGAACCGTGGAGGGGCTGCACGCGGCTGCGGGCGACGTCGTCGCGGTCGGTTCGCCGCTGGTGTCGTTCACGGTGGAGGGGGCGGGAGCCGGGAGTCCGGCCGAGTCTGAGGCCTCGGCGTCCGGGGACCGTCCCGCGGAATTCGCGGCCGACACGCCGGGAGCCGCGGCCTTGGGGCGGCGTGCCGCGGGTGATCTCCGCGCGACGGCGCGCGGGGCCGCGGCCGAGGGCGCGAGCCGTGCGGCGGAGTTCGCGGCCGACACGCCGGGAGCCGCGGTCTCGGGGCGGCGTGCCGGGGACGATCTCCGCGCGACGGTACTGGGCGGCGCGTCCGAGAAGGCCACCCCGAATCTCGTCGGCTACGGCGCAGCCCCGTCGTCGGGAACCCGTCCGCGGCGGCGCGCGCGCCGCGGGGCGACGACCCTCGACGCCGACACCGCTGTCCGCGAGGCCGCCCCCCATGACGTGCTGCGCACCGGGCCGATCGACCTGCCGTTCGAGCGGCCCCGGTCGACCCCGCCGGTCCGCAAGCTCGCGAAAGACCTCGGGGTCGATCTCGTGCTCGTGGCGAGCGCCCACCCGGGCGAGACGATCACTCGCGCCCACGTCGAGGAGTTCGCGGCGCGCACGCCCGCGGCATCCTCTCCTTCCTCATCCGCGTCGACGGTCCCCCCGGCCAGTCCCGACTCCCTTATCCCGCGTGTCACCCGGACTCCCATCCGCGGCGTGCGCAAGCACACTGCCGCCGCCATGGTGCAGAGTGCCTTCACCGCGCCTCATGCGACGACGTTCCTCACGCTCGACGTCACCGCGACGACCGCGCTGCTGGCCTCCCTCAAGGCCGACCGCTCCCTCGACGGGCACCGTATCGGTGTGCTCGCGATCGTCGCGAAGGCCGTGTGCCTGGCGCTCGGGCGTACGCCGGCGCTCAACGCGAAATGGGACGAGGGCGCGGACGAGATCGTCGAGCACCACTACGTCAACCTCGGGATCGCCGCGGCGACCGAGCGGGGGCTCGTGGTGCCGGTGATCTCGGATGCCGATCGCCTGCCGCTCGTCGAGCTCGCCGACGCGATCGCCGAGCTCGCCGCCACCGCCCGCGCGGGGCGGACGGCGCCCGCCGCGATGACCGGGGGCACGTTCTCCATCACCAATGTGGGCGTCTTCGGCGTGGATGCCGGAACACCCATCCTCAACCCCGGCGAGGCCGGGATCCTCGCCGTCGGTGCCGTCCGGCGCACCCCGTGGGAACACGACGGCGAGATCGCCCTGCGCGACGTGCTGACGCTCAGCCTGTCGTTCGACCACCGCGTGGTCGACGGCGCCGAGGCGGCGCGATTCCTCACGGACGTCGCCGGCGTTCTGCGCGAACCCGGCCGCGCGATGCTGCTGCGCTGA
- a CDS encoding alpha-ketoacid dehydrogenase subunit beta, with protein sequence MTALTLGAAINAGLSKALETDEKVQLMGEDIGKLGGVFRVTDGLQQRFGAQRVVDTPLAEAGIVGTAVGLALRGYRPVVEIQFDGFVYPAFDQIVCQVAKLHYRSNGRIRMPLVIRIPWAGGVGAAEHHSESPEAYFVHTAGLRVVAPSNPQDAYVMLQQAVASDDPVIFFEPKRLYHSKGEVDPDADLADAPPMHLARVAREGTEVTIVTYGAQVRTALDAALAAEDDGVSLEVIDLRSLSPIDMNTIAASVRKTGRVVVTHEAAREAGVGAELVASITEQCFEYLEASPQRVTGHDIPYPPSKLERHHVPDLDRILFAVDRVLERGEGVLR encoded by the coding sequence ATGACCGCGCTCACGCTCGGCGCCGCCATCAACGCCGGTCTGTCGAAAGCCCTCGAAACCGACGAGAAGGTCCAGCTCATGGGGGAGGACATCGGCAAGCTCGGCGGTGTCTTCCGCGTCACCGACGGACTGCAGCAGCGCTTCGGCGCACAGCGCGTCGTCGACACCCCTCTCGCCGAGGCCGGCATCGTCGGCACGGCCGTGGGGCTCGCCCTCCGCGGCTACCGGCCCGTGGTCGAGATCCAGTTCGACGGCTTCGTCTACCCGGCCTTCGACCAGATCGTCTGCCAGGTCGCCAAGCTCCATTACCGCAGCAACGGCCGGATCCGGATGCCGCTGGTCATCCGCATCCCGTGGGCGGGCGGCGTCGGGGCGGCCGAACACCACTCCGAGTCGCCCGAGGCGTACTTCGTCCACACGGCCGGACTGCGTGTCGTCGCGCCCTCGAACCCCCAGGACGCGTACGTCATGCTGCAGCAGGCCGTGGCATCCGACGATCCCGTGATCTTCTTCGAGCCGAAGCGTCTGTACCACTCGAAGGGCGAGGTGGATCCGGATGCCGACCTCGCCGACGCTCCGCCGATGCACCTCGCCCGTGTCGCCCGTGAGGGCACCGAGGTCACGATCGTCACCTACGGTGCCCAGGTGCGCACGGCTCTCGACGCCGCGCTCGCCGCCGAAGACGACGGGGTCTCGCTCGAGGTCATCGATCTGCGCTCTCTCTCGCCGATCGATATGAACACCATCGCCGCCTCCGTCCGGAAGACAGGTCGCGTCGTCGTCACCCACGAGGCCGCGCGCGAGGCGGGGGTGGGGGCCGAACTCGTCGCGAGCATCACCGAGCAGTGCTTCGAGTATCTGGAGGCTTCGCCTCAGCGGGTCACCGGGCACGACATCCCGTATCCGCCGTCGAAACTCGAGAGGCATCACGTGCCGGATCTGGATCGCATCCTGTTCGCGGTGGACCGGGTGCTCGAACGCGGGGAGGGGGTGCTGCGATGA
- the pdhA gene encoding pyruvate dehydrogenase (acetyl-transferring) E1 component subunit alpha, translating into MTYTQTQDSLTGGVPDEGNHDALRVLEPDGTRVSDATLDPWIADLSPHELRALHRDMVLTRRLDAEGVALQRQGQLALWAPCRGQEAVQVGTAHALAPGDFVFPSYREHGVLLGRGAQPADYVLAWRGEEHSAYDHTTINAAPPQIIIGAQSLHATGWAMGAQRDGSTDVAVAYYGDGATSQGDVNEALVFASSFRAPVVFVCSNNQWAISEPVTVQAKYPIAGRAPGFGIPSLRIDGNDALACVAAMRWALDRARRGEGPSFIEAVTYRMGPHTTSDDPTRYRAADEVEAWAGRDPIARLEAYLRAEGVLDDSGLDEVARAADALAAEVRAACIGATTRAPETMFDHVYAEPHAGLARQKAEYAEYLAGFEK; encoded by the coding sequence ATGACGTACACCCAGACCCAGGACTCCCTCACCGGGGGAGTCCCCGACGAGGGGAACCACGACGCGCTGCGCGTGCTCGAGCCCGACGGCACGCGAGTCTCCGACGCCACACTCGATCCCTGGATCGCAGACCTGTCGCCGCACGAGCTGCGCGCCCTCCACCGCGACATGGTCCTCACCCGCCGACTCGATGCCGAGGGCGTCGCCCTGCAGCGCCAAGGGCAGCTCGCCCTGTGGGCGCCGTGCCGCGGCCAGGAGGCGGTCCAGGTCGGGACCGCCCACGCGCTGGCCCCGGGTGACTTCGTCTTCCCGAGCTACCGCGAGCACGGTGTGCTGCTCGGGCGCGGGGCCCAGCCCGCCGACTACGTGCTGGCGTGGCGCGGCGAGGAGCACTCGGCCTACGACCACACGACCATCAACGCCGCTCCGCCGCAGATCATCATCGGCGCACAGTCGTTGCACGCCACGGGCTGGGCGATGGGTGCCCAGCGCGACGGCTCGACCGACGTCGCCGTCGCGTACTACGGCGACGGCGCCACCAGTCAGGGCGATGTCAACGAGGCCCTGGTGTTCGCCTCCTCGTTCCGAGCTCCCGTCGTGTTCGTCTGCTCGAACAACCAGTGGGCGATCAGCGAGCCCGTCACCGTCCAGGCGAAGTACCCCATCGCGGGTCGGGCGCCGGGGTTCGGCATCCCGAGTCTGCGGATTGACGGCAACGACGCCCTCGCCTGTGTCGCCGCGATGCGCTGGGCGCTCGACCGCGCGCGACGAGGGGAGGGACCGTCGTTCATCGAGGCCGTGACCTACCGGATGGGCCCGCACACCACCAGTGACGACCCCACCCGGTATCGCGCGGCCGATGAGGTCGAGGCATGGGCGGGGCGCGATCCGATCGCCCGGCTCGAGGCGTACCTGCGCGCCGAGGGCGTGCTCGACGACTCGGGACTCGACGAGGTCGCACGGGCGGCCGACGCGCTCGCCGCCGAGGTGCGGGCCGCGTGCATCGGCGCAACCACCCGCGCTCCCGAGACGATGTTCGACCACGTCTACGCCGAGCCGCACGCAGGGCTCGCCCGACAGAAGGCCGAGTACGCGGAGTACCTCGCGGGGTTCGAGAAATGA
- a CDS encoding Lrp/AsnC family transcriptional regulator, translating to MSKLDAVDLDLLRALSADPRATVVALAEKLSLSRNTVQARMSRLERGGVFLSYERTLSAEALGFPIEAFLQVTVRQAELPAIRQELAKVPEVLQAHGLSGQVDLLVRVACRDTQHLFDTDARILAIEGVERTETSLVMGEVIGYRVGPLMNLARGEI from the coding sequence ATGAGCAAGCTCGACGCCGTCGACCTCGACCTCCTCCGCGCTCTCTCCGCCGACCCGCGCGCCACGGTCGTCGCGCTCGCCGAGAAGCTGAGTCTGTCGCGCAACACCGTGCAGGCTCGCATGAGCCGACTCGAGCGCGGGGGCGTCTTCTTGTCGTATGAACGCACGCTCTCCGCGGAAGCGCTGGGGTTCCCCATCGAGGCGTTTCTGCAGGTCACGGTGCGCCAGGCCGAGCTCCCGGCGATCCGCCAGGAACTCGCGAAGGTGCCCGAGGTGCTTCAGGCGCACGGGCTGAGCGGTCAGGTCGACCTGCTCGTGCGGGTGGCCTGCCGTGATACCCAGCACCTGTTCGACACCGACGCGCGGATCCTCGCGATCGAGGGCGTCGAACGCACCGAGACGTCCCTGGTGATGGGCGAGGTCATCGGGTATCGCGTGGGCCCGCTGATGAATCTGGCGCGGGGCGAGATCTAG
- a CDS encoding DMT family transporter — translation MTTSSVTLPRPTHRGSSAVTGLAIAVASALAFSSSGPFVKPLLDGGWSLGTVLLVRMSLAALLLSPALLIAIRRQRGFLRRHGLLIVAFGLTAVAGCQLFYFAAMQRMPVAVALLIQYIAPVLIVIAVWVRTRRAPSKAVLVGSVVAMTGLVLVVDISGARFDLLGTIFALCAAVCAAAYFVIAGRAGDDLPPLALAAGGLIVGALLMGILVAVGILPFAAPSITVSLAGLQVPGILPLIWVGAVATTVGYALGVIAVPLIGSRLASFVGLSEVLFALGFAWLLLGETPAPVQFVGGALILVGVVLVRLDAGSPAEQKTETASIPVVPSP, via the coding sequence ATGACCACGTCGTCCGTCACCCTCCCGCGCCCCACCCACCGGGGCTCGAGCGCCGTCACCGGCCTCGCGATCGCCGTCGCCTCGGCGCTCGCGTTCTCCAGCAGCGGCCCGTTCGTGAAGCCCCTGCTCGACGGTGGCTGGTCTCTCGGCACGGTCCTGCTGGTGCGCATGAGTCTCGCCGCGCTCCTGCTCTCGCCCGCCCTCCTCATCGCCATCCGTCGACAGCGGGGCTTCCTCCGCCGCCATGGGCTGCTGATCGTGGCCTTCGGCCTCACCGCCGTCGCGGGCTGCCAGCTGTTCTACTTCGCCGCCATGCAACGGATGCCGGTCGCCGTGGCCCTGCTGATCCAGTACATCGCCCCGGTGCTCATCGTCATCGCCGTCTGGGTGCGCACGCGCCGCGCCCCCTCGAAAGCCGTGCTCGTCGGCTCGGTCGTCGCGATGACGGGCCTCGTGCTCGTCGTCGACATCAGCGGTGCCCGCTTCGATCTCCTCGGCACGATCTTCGCGCTGTGCGCGGCCGTCTGCGCCGCGGCGTACTTCGTCATCGCCGGTCGGGCCGGCGACGACCTCCCGCCCCTCGCGCTCGCCGCCGGTGGCCTCATCGTCGGGGCCCTGCTCATGGGCATCCTCGTGGCCGTCGGCATCCTGCCCTTCGCCGCCCCGTCGATCACGGTGTCGCTCGCGGGGCTCCAGGTTCCCGGCATCCTGCCGCTGATCTGGGTGGGCGCGGTCGCCACCACGGTCGGCTACGCGCTCGGGGTGATCGCCGTGCCGCTCATCGGCTCGCGGCTGGCATCGTTCGTCGGGCTCAGTGAGGTTCTCTTCGCCCTCGGGTTCGCGTGGCTCCTCCTCGGCGAGACCCCCGCGCCGGTCCAGTTCGTGGGCGGCGCGCTCATTCTCGTGGGTGTGGTGCTCGTCCGCCTCGATGCGGGAAGCCCGGCCGAGCAGAAGACGGAGACGGCGAGCATCCCGGTGGTGCCGTCGCCGTAG
- a CDS encoding CGNR zinc finger domain-containing protein has product MVFIRDTELVLRAAVELVNTLPHTDIGGADRLVAPAELDAFTVRHGYTGSRRRDAPELAEVRGIRERLLALWGTDRDGAVPLVNAMLADGRALPQLVRHDDMDWHIHASDPEDPLATRILVETALAFVEVIRADEYARVRVCDADDCNSVYVDFSKNGSKRYCDEGNCGNRMNVNAYRKRRAATPGAQPTNARIADAAASGVS; this is encoded by the coding sequence GTGGTCTTCATCCGTGACACGGAATTGGTGCTCCGCGCCGCCGTCGAACTGGTCAACACGCTGCCGCACACCGACATCGGCGGGGCCGACAGGCTCGTCGCTCCGGCAGAGCTCGACGCGTTCACCGTGCGGCACGGATACACCGGGTCGCGACGACGCGACGCCCCCGAACTCGCCGAGGTCCGTGGCATCCGCGAACGCCTCCTCGCCCTGTGGGGCACAGACCGCGACGGTGCGGTTCCCCTCGTGAACGCGATGCTCGCCGACGGTCGCGCCCTGCCCCAGCTCGTCCGCCACGACGACATGGACTGGCACATCCACGCGAGCGATCCCGAGGACCCCCTCGCGACGCGCATCCTCGTCGAGACCGCGCTCGCATTCGTCGAGGTCATCCGCGCCGACGAGTACGCGCGCGTGCGCGTCTGCGACGCCGACGACTGCAACAGCGTCTACGTCGACTTCTCGAAGAACGGCTCCAAGCGCTACTGCGACGAAGGCAACTGCGGCAACCGGATGAACGTCAACGCCTACCGGAAGCGCCGCGCCGCGACCCCGGGCGCTCAGCCCACGAACGCCCGGATCGCGGATGCCGCCGCCTCGGGCGTCTCGTAG
- a CDS encoding alpha/beta hydrolase, giving the protein MPNPYADLLAAIPVERREVDILGGATAYWVYGDDTAETTIVAVHGFRGEHHGLDPVVAHLRGIRVISPDLPGFGETPPLRGRRHDLDTYAAWLRAFVESVAPDAIVLGHSFGSIVSAAAVAGGLATPRLILVNPIGAPALEGPRGILTRLAVFYYLAGAKLPRPLGDGLLRNGLIVRVMSNAMAKTRDPELRRFVHEQHDEYFSRFADRDVLHDAFVTSVSHDVRAFAPRIAQPTLLIAAQKDDITPIEAERHLATLFPQAELVEIPDVGHLIHYETPEAAASAIRAFVG; this is encoded by the coding sequence ATGCCGAACCCCTACGCCGACCTTCTCGCGGCGATCCCCGTCGAGCGACGCGAGGTCGACATCCTGGGGGGCGCGACCGCGTACTGGGTCTACGGCGACGACACCGCCGAGACGACGATCGTGGCGGTGCACGGCTTCCGCGGCGAGCATCACGGGCTGGACCCGGTGGTCGCGCACCTTCGTGGCATCCGGGTCATCTCACCCGACCTGCCGGGGTTCGGTGAGACACCGCCTCTGCGCGGACGTCGGCACGACCTCGACACCTACGCGGCGTGGCTTCGGGCGTTCGTCGAATCCGTCGCTCCGGATGCCATCGTCCTCGGTCACTCCTTCGGATCGATCGTGTCGGCGGCGGCCGTGGCGGGCGGTCTCGCGACGCCGAGACTCATCCTGGTGAACCCGATCGGCGCCCCAGCCCTCGAGGGCCCGCGCGGCATCCTGACCCGCCTCGCGGTGTTCTACTACCTCGCCGGGGCCAAGCTGCCGCGCCCGCTCGGCGACGGGCTGCTGCGCAACGGCCTCATCGTGCGGGTCATGAGCAACGCGATGGCGAAGACCCGCGACCCCGAGCTGCGGCGCTTCGTGCACGAGCAGCACGACGAGTACTTCTCGCGCTTCGCCGACCGCGACGTGCTGCACGACGCGTTCGTGACGAGTGTGTCGCACGATGTGCGTGCGTTCGCTCCTCGCATCGCCCAGCCGACGCTGCTCATCGCCGCCCAGAAGGACGACATCACGCCCATCGAGGCCGAGCGGCACCTGGCGACCCTCTTCCCACAGGCCGAGCTGGTGGAGATCCCCGATGTCGGCCACCTCATCCACTACGAGACGCCCGAGGCGGCGGCATCCGCGATCCGGGCGTTCGTGGGCTGA
- a CDS encoding 3'-5' exonuclease, translating to MTLWQAEPLPLFQTPEWTRLVGVFDLETTGVDVENDRIVTAHVGVLDADGHVIDARDWLADPGVEIPAGAAAIHGISTERARAEGAPAPRVVAEVVEALSALFAAGIPVVAYNAPFDFSMLKHEAVRHGVAPIDAPSPVIDPLVVDKTYDRYRRGKRTLSVVAEHYAVPLESAHEACADAVAAGRVALALAERFAPWLPSTVDELHTRQIAWARAQAASLTEYFVKIGRLDATAPPLDGAWPIR from the coding sequence ATGACCCTGTGGCAGGCCGAGCCGCTCCCGCTCTTCCAGACTCCCGAATGGACGCGTCTCGTCGGCGTCTTCGATCTCGAGACGACCGGCGTCGACGTCGAGAACGACCGCATCGTCACCGCGCACGTGGGAGTCCTCGACGCCGACGGTCACGTGATCGACGCACGTGACTGGCTGGCCGATCCCGGGGTGGAGATCCCCGCGGGCGCGGCCGCCATCCACGGCATCTCCACCGAGCGGGCGCGGGCCGAGGGGGCCCCGGCCCCGCGGGTCGTGGCGGAGGTCGTCGAGGCGCTCAGCGCGCTGTTCGCGGCCGGGATCCCGGTGGTGGCGTACAACGCCCCGTTCGATTTCTCGATGCTGAAGCACGAAGCGGTGCGGCACGGTGTCGCCCCGATCGATGCGCCGTCGCCGGTGATCGACCCGCTCGTGGTCGACAAGACCTACGACCGCTATCGGCGGGGCAAGCGCACGCTGTCGGTGGTCGCCGAGCACTATGCCGTGCCGCTGGAGTCGGCCCACGAGGCGTGTGCCGACGCGGTGGCCGCCGGGCGCGTGGCGCTGGCGCTGGCCGAACGGTTCGCGCCGTGGCTCCCCTCGACGGTCGATGAGCTGCACACGCGCCAGATCGCCTGGGCACGGGCGCAGGCGGCGAGCCTCACCGAGTACTTCGTGAAGATCGGGCGCCTGGATGCCACGGCTCCCCCGCTCGACGGGGCGTGGCCGATCCGCTGA
- a CDS encoding carbon-nitrogen hydrolase family protein has translation MSCRIATVQMEALAGDVDENVARITRLVHGAAVGGADLVLFPEAAVTGYDDRAFSGPLPELTTGEWWRPVQDAVDRTGVTAVVNTAFEREKRRTLTDVVLTPGRDPLAAYDKQHLYDSERSFFAPGDHGASFVLNELRFALSICYDANFPEHAADAARAGADVYLNSGAYFPGGEHRRDLHYAARALDNGMYVVFSGLIGAPHAFIGGSAVFDPLGRRIATVGEGEHLAFADLEPRVVAETRDRQRMWADHRGDLGPHHHLGSFSPSDVAL, from the coding sequence GTGTCCTGTCGCATCGCCACTGTCCAGATGGAGGCCCTCGCCGGCGACGTCGACGAAAACGTCGCGCGCATCACACGTCTCGTCCATGGGGCAGCGGTGGGCGGAGCCGACCTCGTGCTCTTCCCCGAGGCTGCCGTCACGGGCTACGACGACCGCGCCTTCTCGGGCCCCCTGCCGGAGCTGACCACCGGCGAGTGGTGGAGACCCGTGCAAGACGCCGTCGACCGCACCGGCGTCACCGCCGTCGTCAACACCGCATTCGAGCGCGAGAAGCGCCGCACTCTCACCGACGTGGTGCTCACCCCCGGTCGTGACCCGCTCGCGGCCTACGACAAACAGCACCTGTACGACAGCGAGCGATCCTTCTTCGCCCCCGGGGATCACGGCGCGTCGTTCGTCCTCAACGAGCTCCGCTTCGCCCTCTCGATCTGCTACGACGCGAACTTCCCCGAGCATGCGGCCGACGCGGCCCGTGCCGGGGCGGACGTCTATCTCAACAGCGGCGCGTACTTCCCCGGAGGTGAGCATCGCCGCGACCTCCACTACGCCGCACGCGCCCTCGACAACGGCATGTATGTCGTCTTCAGCGGCCTGATCGGAGCACCGCACGCGTTCATCGGCGGTTCCGCCGTCTTCGATCCGCTCGGCAGACGCATTGCCACGGTCGGAGAGGGCGAGCACCTGGCGTTCGCGGATCTGGAACCGAGAGTCGTCGCGGAAACCCGCGATCGGCAAAGGATGTGGGCGGATCATCGCGGTGACCTCGGACCCCACCACCACCTGGGATCGTTCTCCCCATCCGACGTCGCGCTCTGA
- a CDS encoding alpha/beta fold hydrolase, with translation MVAYVIVPGLGGSGEQHWQTLWEKRWGAVAERVVPRSWDEPDLDDWVEAVDRVVTDLSGSDDDLVVIAHSLGCWSATEWAGRVGHPAVAGMLLVAPPDPRGAGFPRAVASTFVGLEARPFARRSLVIASSDDPYCPIEVAERFASGWGSGFRNAGARGHLNAASGLGEWEWGKAVLDELVRG, from the coding sequence ATGGTGGCATACGTGATCGTTCCCGGCCTCGGAGGATCGGGCGAGCAGCACTGGCAGACCCTCTGGGAGAAGCGCTGGGGTGCCGTCGCCGAGCGCGTGGTGCCCCGATCCTGGGACGAGCCCGACCTCGATGATTGGGTGGAGGCGGTGGATCGAGTGGTCACCGACCTCTCGGGATCGGACGACGACCTCGTCGTGATCGCCCATAGCCTCGGGTGCTGGTCGGCGACCGAGTGGGCGGGTCGAGTCGGGCATCCGGCGGTCGCGGGGATGCTGCTCGTCGCCCCTCCGGATCCGCGCGGTGCCGGGTTTCCTCGCGCCGTGGCATCCACCTTCGTCGGTCTCGAGGCGCGACCGTTCGCCCGCCGAAGCCTGGTGATCGCCAGCTCCGACGATCCGTACTGCCCGATCGAGGTCGCGGAGCGGTTCGCCTCCGGGTGGGGAAGCGGCTTCCGCAACGCCGGCGCGCGCGGACATCTCAACGCCGCGAGCGGTCTGGGGGAGTGGGAGTGGGGGAAGGCGGTGCTCGACGAGCTCGTCCGGGGCTGA